A section of the Coleofasciculus sp. FACHB-T130 genome encodes:
- the petH gene encoding ferredoxin--NADP reductase — translation MYNSTAANGTANSESGSRVFVYEVVGLRQNEATDNVNYPIRRSGSVFITVPYNRMNQEMQRIARLGGKIVSIHPLGADNGANGSKGSSPSSPAAASVESSATNAPATSQTVAQDTQAPKESKPMTQAKEKTEKDIPVNIYRPNNPFIGKCLSNEELVGEGGIGTVRHLIFDISQGDLRYLEGQSIGIIPPGNDNKGKPHKLRLYSIASTRHGDKVDDKTVSLCVRQLEYKHPETGEMVYGVCSTHLCNLQVGDDVKITGPTGKEMLLPEDPNVNVIMLATGTGIAPFRAYLWRMFKENERAVNTDYEYKGLAWLIFGIPTSPNILYKEELEELQQQYPENFRLTYAISREQKNPEGGRMYIQDRVAEHADELWKMIQQENTHTYICGLKGMEGGIDEALSAAAAKDGVTWSEYQRTIKKAGRWHVETY, via the coding sequence ATGTACAATTCCACAGCAGCCAACGGTACTGCCAATTCAGAATCTGGTAGCCGCGTCTTTGTTTATGAAGTGGTGGGCCTGCGTCAGAACGAAGCAACTGACAACGTAAACTACCCGATTCGTCGTAGTGGCAGCGTGTTTATCACAGTGCCCTACAATCGCATGAATCAAGAAATGCAACGGATCGCTCGTTTGGGCGGCAAAATTGTCAGCATCCACCCTCTGGGTGCTGACAACGGAGCAAATGGCTCTAAGGGTAGCTCCCCCAGCTCCCCTGCTGCCGCAAGCGTTGAGTCAAGTGCAACGAATGCTCCTGCCACTTCGCAAACCGTCGCACAGGACACTCAAGCACCAAAAGAGAGTAAGCCTATGACTCAAGCGAAGGAAAAAACGGAAAAAGATATTCCCGTTAATATCTACCGCCCGAATAATCCCTTTATTGGTAAGTGTCTGAGTAATGAAGAGTTAGTTGGTGAGGGTGGGATCGGCACCGTTCGTCACCTGATCTTTGACATCTCCCAAGGGGATCTCCGTTATTTAGAAGGTCAAAGTATTGGCATCATCCCGCCGGGAAATGACAACAAGGGCAAACCCCACAAACTAAGACTGTACTCGATTGCCTCGACTCGTCATGGCGACAAGGTTGATGACAAGACTGTATCGCTGTGTGTCCGGCAACTAGAGTATAAGCATCCAGAAACGGGCGAAATGGTCTATGGTGTTTGCTCTACCCATCTGTGCAATCTCCAGGTTGGGGACGATGTGAAAATTACCGGACCAACTGGTAAAGAAATGTTGTTACCAGAAGATCCGAATGTCAACGTGATCATGTTGGCAACCGGAACGGGTATTGCGCCATTCCGCGCTTACCTGTGGCGGATGTTCAAGGAAAATGAAAGAGCAGTTAACACCGACTACGAATACAAGGGTTTAGCTTGGCTCATTTTCGGGATTCCCACCAGCCCCAACATCCTGTACAAGGAAGAACTTGAAGAACTGCAACAGCAGTACCCTGAAAACTTCCGCCTCACCTATGCCATCAGCCGGGAACAGAAAAACCCCGAAGGCGGCAGAATGTACATTCAGGATCGGGTGGCTGAACACGCTGATGAACTCTGGAAAATGATTCAGCAAGAGAATACCCACACCTATATCTGCGGTTTGAAGGGTATGGAAGGGGGCATTGATGAAGCCCTCTCCGCCGCTGCTGCCAAGGATGGGGTGACTTGGAGCGAATACCAAAGAACGATCAAGAAGGCTGGTCGTTGGCACGTAGAAACCTACTAG